A genomic stretch from Limanda limanda chromosome 11, fLimLim1.1, whole genome shotgun sequence includes:
- the virma gene encoding protein virilizer homolog isoform X4 yields the protein MAGDIATELLFLDTFKHQNAELTNVDVVRFPCGVLVTEVRVIPPGIKAHSSLPDSRAFGETSPHAFQLELFFNNVAKPSHPAFNRLGSLEYDENKSIVFRPSGKVNTDGLVLRGWYTSLTVAVYGTAERSHGHDHASPPPPPPPPPQQTTGPKRIVKQEWEKDEQYNGSPPRPAPRGPRTPPGPPPPDDDDEEQVQVTVGVVKDEPREGRDDYLEAVSPERSLPADETYSDAEPEEGDEEEEPEEEEDARTEGSALEEEEEEEEEDEGEDEEEEMEEGDDGYEQISSDEDDLDNSSFKLPTFDMDYTPEDLASVPPVQYDPYERELRPLLYFTPPYKTRFDTQFEKAIVEEPMDAGDAKEPGDEADAVAQLKELLGSIGDDRDARWVTALEEATGQLSKGLAYLIKKEDSEVKDPVGILAKWALQALSMEVALTQPIALNLRQLKAGAKLASHLTECPQGLTALLREGALGVLLELLHADHLSSTLKLCIFRALDALTSAPAGVEAFLHTGESDKSGYQHLVQLFLREETVRVITAGNAILQKSHMYEVLVDLQNTAAAWSETQQEDMEEADSPMEEEPSLAYPPVCEAELDRLAGVLEELHHLLETAPYCMVQPPGKAFPTSARITGPQERDDPYPALYRYMHACHFLESTTVVLSAAAASGHVGVTQAVREILRFLSLTQPGLLFLLAQPSPTNLLLRLLASMSDGESEESTLTGGEGALTGPGFGEEGFGVWLMQALHALQGVSELMSHVATGGEGGAGLEEGDNAEVLGLLHALYLMTFTQTGRSAVAHVFSLDNNLSCLVTLLQHHSKDGQGEAKARKAVTYNYACMLVLLVVQSSNELRMMEQFACPLLALAKADDTNAKLQELSKWLEPLEKLRFEIGSIPTLLEYIKQNVENVLTADGTGLVTALRVLGHIASPPPAVEGQQRDLKWSLAGVQLFSGEGLDTCVRILQKLCGVLLHPWRVHGQMGPTPHRCMILSICISTLRLLRTMLTELLRRGAFQFRDTRVASVLVTLHMIVCSIPASGRLDGEETRVQALIVDVLLTFTQGVNEEVTHTEETLASNTWSLMLKEVLSSLLKAPEGLFSGLTLLSELLPLPLPMQSTQVISVQDVAVALNTRKLWSMHIRAQWKVFSEVLRCVCGTTCPPLLAMLRRVFVQLADLSSPSATLIMKTLVELLLEELQPVEGKAVCWVQALRLLSLMDALVSQRACKSAALHLLSGSVSGDEQMADLFPLLLPLLVPPTGPCLQQQQCSELVGTILQSLCDQDISLVISPPGESCVSEVEQLANALPGREMMSSVCNALLEVLGNAESSVPLLLTSLRTLTFFTEHDYGLYHFKVALKKHDAALCSLLKRLVCAFNKDSADLLSALLDFLRQILNTDAMCVDEVQGSGEETSFSHPPRFLSGSEMKALLQWEESESHPLPTLEKQITKLSKEDESLEAMLENVIVLRQTLETATDTPPAADTEPTLPAPETLGAQFNHRTVFILSEALDEQLKALWFSPFHTDDIEVDLDMVKVDLVGLAQECCPELDLKAELERSFLSEPSSPGHTKTTKGFRLGKHKHETFITSRFSGKSDYCEPAKRAHMMAAPRGRGGRGGFGQNLCRPHDIFRQRKQNTSRPPSMHVDDFVAAEFKDITPLGLLAQKRLPKSSPKPPTRGLFTGNRGRAAFHSQARFFTPPQPKGVLLAGNYTRREGGRGSSWSGQVPGITHRGTYSEPRGGQSNFSRGPLPSRQPPASAYRLAPRDRAPRGRGGAGLSWLSGGGGGGSAGGGGGGGRGSQGSKFSGGGGSGGGRGRHVRSFTR from the exons ATGGCGGGGGATATCGCCACGGAGCTTCTGTTTCTAGATACGTTCAAACACCAGAATGCAGAG CTGACCAACGTGGATGTGGTGCGGTTTCCTTGCGGGGTTCTGGTCACTGAGGTGCGGGTCATTCCTCCAGGAATCAAAGCTCACAGTAGCTTACCTGACAGCAGAGCTTTTGG GGAGACGTCTCCTCACGCCTTCCAGTTGGAGCTCTTCTTCAATAATGTGGCCAAACCCAGCCACCCCGCCTTCAACAGACTGGGCAG TCTGGAGTATGATGAGAACAAGTCCATTGTGTTCAGACCCAGTGGAAAG GTGAACACAGACGGCCTGGTGCTGCGTGGCTGGTACACCAGTCTGACTGTGGCCGTGTACGGTACAGCGGAGCGCTCTCACGGACATGACCATGCCTCgccccctcctccaccacccccaccccctcaacAGACAACCGGGCCCAAGAGGATCGTTAAACAAG AGTGGGAAAAAGACGAACAATACAATGGCAGCCCACCCAGACCAGCACCCAGAGGGCCTCGTACTCCACCTGGACCTCCACCgccagatgatgatgatgaggagcaggTCCAAGTGACGG TGGGTGTGGTCAAAGATGAGCCGCGGGAGGGTCGCGACGACTACCTCGAGGCCGTGTCACCTGAGAGATCGCTTCCTGCTGATGAGACGTATTCAGATGCTGAGCCAGAGGAgggcgatgaagaggaggagccggaggaggaagaggatgccCGTACAGAGGGAAGcgctctggaggaggaggaagaagaggaggaggaagatgagggtgaggacgaggaagaggaaatggagGAAG GAGATGATGGTTATGAGCAGATTTCCAGTGATGAAGACGACTTGGATAATAGTAGCTTCAAGTTGCCCACCTTTGACATGGACTACACTCCTGAGGACCTGGCTTCTGTCCCACCGGTCCAGTATGACCCATATGAGCGAGAACTCAGGCCCCTGCTCTACTTCACCCCCCCTTACAAGACTCGTTTTGATACCCAGTTTGAGAAGGCCATTGTTGAGGAGCCCATGGATGCTGGTGATGCAAAAGAACCTGGAGACGAAGCTGACGCTGTTGCCCAACTAAAGGAGCTGCTGGGTAGCATTGGTGACGACAGAGACGCTCGCTGGGTCACTGCTCTGGAAGAGGCAACTGGACAACTGAGCAAAGGGTTGGCCtatttaattaaaaaggaaGACAGCGAGGTGAAGGATCCAGTTGGAATCTTAGCCAAGTGGGCTCTCCAAGCTCTGAGTATGGAGGTTGCTCTCACACAGCCAATTGCCCTGAACCTCAGACAGTTGAAAGCTGGTGCCAAGCTAGCATCACACTTGACTGAGTGCCCACAGGGCCTCACAGCGCTGCTGCGTGAAGGGGCCCTGGGTGTTTTACTGGAGCTGCTCCACGCAGACCACTTATCTTCCACTCTGAAGCTCTGTATCTTTAGAGCTCTGGACGCTCTGACTAGCGCTCCTGCTGGTGTGGAAGCGTTCCTCCACACAGGAGAGTCGGATAAGAGTGGATATCAG CATTTAGTCCAGCTGTTCCTACGTGAAGAAACCGTGAGGGTCATAACTGCCGGCAACGCCATATTACAGAAGAGTCACATGTACGAGGTACTGGTCGACCTACAGaatacagcagcagcatggagTGAAACACAGCAG gaggacatggaggaggccgacAGCCCCATGGAGGAGGAGCCGTCGCTGGCCTACCCCCCTGTGTGCGAAGCAGAGCTCGATAGGTTGGCAGGGGTTCTGGAAGAGTTGCATCACCTGCTAGAGACGGCCCCTTACTGCATGGTGCAGCCGCCTGGCAAAGCTTTCCCGACTTCTGCAAGAATAACGGGACCACAGGAGAGAGACGATCCATATCCAGCACTGTATAG gtATATGCACGCGTGTCATTTCTTGGAGAGCACGACAGtggtgttgtcggcagctgctgCGTCCGGGCACGTAGGCGTCACCCAAGCAGTCCGAGAGATCCTGCGCTTCCTGTCGCTCACCCAGCCAggtctgctcttcctcctcgccCAGCCCAGCCCCACCAACCTGCTGCTGCGTCTCCTGGCATCGATGTCGGACGGCGAGAGCGAGGAGAGCACTTTGACCGGTGGAGAGGGAGCTCTCACCGGGCCCGGGTTCGGGGAAGAGGGCTTTGGCGTGTGGTTAATGCAGGCGCTGCATGCTCTGCAGGGTGTGTCGGAGCTCATGAGCCATGTGGccacaggaggagaggggggagctGGGCTGGAGGAAGGTGACAATGCAGAGGTCCTAGGGTTGCTGCATGCGCTCTACCTGATGACCTTCACTCAGACCGGTCGCAGTGCTGTGGCCCATGTTTTTAGCCTGGACAACAACCTCTCCTGTCTGGTGACCCTGCTCCAGCACCACAGCAAAGATGGACAGGG TGAAGCGAAGGCTCGCAAAGCAGTGACATATAATTATGCCTGCATGCTGGTGTTACTTGTGGTGCAGAGCTCTAATGAACTGAGGATGATGGAACAGTTTGCTTGTCCACTGCTCGCCTTAGCCAAGGCTGATGACACCAATGCCAAGTTACAAG AGCTCAGTAAATGGTTGGAGCCTCTCGAAAAACTTCGCTTTGAGATCGGCAGCATTCCCACCCTCCTAGAGTACATTAAACAG AATGTGGAAAATGTGTTGACTGCTGACGgaactggtctggtcactgcgCTCAGGGTTCTCGGTCACATTGCCAGCCCGCCTCCTGCCGTCGAAG gtcaGCAGAGGGATCTCAAGTGGAGTCTCGCAGGGGTTCAGCTGTTCTCAGGCGAGGGTCTGGACACGTGTGTGCGCATCCTGCAGAAGCTGTGCGGCGTGCTGCTGCACCCATGGCGTGTACACGGACAAATGGGCCCCACGCCGCATCGCTGCATGATCCTCAGCATATGCATCAGCACACTCAGGTTGTTGCGCACCATGTTGACAGAGCTCCTCCGCCGGGGAGCCTTTCAGTTCAGGGACACTCGTGTTGCCAGTGTGCTGGTGACCCTCCACATGATTGTTTGCTCTATCCCTGCATCCGGACGTCTGGACGGGGAGGAGACCAGAGTGCAGGCTTTAATTGTGGATGTGCTGCTCACTTTCACACAGGGTGTCAATGAGGAG gtgACTCATACAGAAGAGACTCTGGCCAGTAACACTTGGTCACTGATGCTGAAGGAGGTGTTGAGCTCGCTGCTGAAAGCCCCTGAAGGTCTGTTCTCTGGTCTGACGCTGCTGTCCGAGCTCCTGCCTCTGCCACTCCCCATGCAGAGCACTCAG GTGATCTCAGTCCAAGATGTGGCTGTAGCCTTAAACACAAGGAAGCTGTGGAGCATGCACATTCGGGCGCAGTGGAAAGTGTTTTCTGAGgtgctgaggtgtgtgtgtggaactaCATGCCCTCCCCTCCTGGCCATGCTGAGGAGAGTGTTCGTTCAACTGGCAGACCTGTCTTCGCCCAGTGCGACGCTCATCATGAAGAccctggtggagctgctgctggaggagctgcagcc GGTGGAGGGGAAAGCTGTGTGCTGGGTCCAGGCCCTCCGCCTGCTTTCTTTGATGGATGCCCTGGTGTCACAGAGAGCTTGTAAGAGCGCAGCATTACACCTCCTCTCTGGGTCGGTGTCTGGAGATGAACAAATGGCCGATCTGTTCCCTTTGCTTCTGCCCCTGTTGGTTCCTCCCACCGGGCCCTGCttacaacagcagcagtgcagcGAACTAGTGGGGACAATATTACAGTCACTGTGTGACCAA GACATTTCTTTGGTGATATCTCCACCTGGTGAAAGCTGTGTGTCCGAGGTCGAGCAGCTAGCCAATGCACTTCCGGGGCGAGAGATGATGTCATCGGTGTGCAACGCCTTGTTAGAGGTTTTGGGGAATGCAGAGAGCAgcgtccctctcctcctcacctctctccgGACTTTGACATTCTTCACAGAGCACGACTACGGACTTTACCACTTCAAAGT TGCTCTGAAGAAACATGATGCGGCTCTGTGCTCGCTCTTAAAGAGGCTGGTGTGTGCATTTAACAAGGACTCAGCAGATTTGCTCTCAGCTCTACTGGACTTCCTCAGACAGATTCTCAACACAGATGCAATG TGTGTCGATGAGGTTCAGGGGTCTGGTGAAGAGACCTCCTTCTCCCATCCTCCACGGTTTCTGTCCGGCTCTGAGATGAAAGCTCTGCTGCAGTGGGAGGAGTCTGAGTCACATCCGCTCCCGACTTTGGAGAAACAGATTACG aAACTTTCTAAGGAAGATGAATCACTGGAGGCCATGTTGGAAAATGTGATTGTTCTGAGGCAGACGCTGGAGACGGCCACCGACACGCCTCCAGCTGCAGATACTGAGCCCACTTTGCCGGCTCCTGAGACACTCGGGGCCCAATTTAATCACAG GACTGTGTTTATCCTGTCAGAAGCTCTGGATGAGCAGCTGAAGGCTCTGTGGTTCTCTCCCTTCCACACTGATGACATAGAAGTAGACCTTGACATG gtgaaggtggatCTGGTGGGACTGGCTCAGGAGTGTTGTCCAGAGCTGGACCTGAAGGCAGAGCTGGAGCGCTCCTTCCTGTCTGAGCCGTCCTCTCCTGGTCACACCAAGACTACAAAGGGCTTCAGACTCGGCAAACACAAGCATGAGACGTTCATCACTTCAAGGTTCAG CGGTAAATCGGATTACTGCGAGCCCGCTAAACGAGCCCACATGATGGCGGCTCCACGTGGCCGCGGAGGCCGAGGAGGGTTTGGACAAAATCTCTGCCGACCCCACGATATCTTCCGCCAGCGCAAACAGAACACTTCCCGTCCTCCCAGCATGCACGTGGATGACTTTGTGGCAGCAGAGTTTAAGGACATTACGCCGCTTGGGCTTTTGGCCCAAAAACGACTGCCCAAGAGTTCACCCAAACCCCCCACCAGAGGACTGTTCACTGGCAACAGAGGCAGAGCCGCTTTCCACAGCCAGGCTCGCTTTTTCACTCCACCACAACCTAAAGGGGTCCTGCTAGCTG GTAACTACACTAGAAGAGAAGGAGGCAGAGGGTCGTCATGGAGCGGCCAAGTTCCAGGCATCACTCACAGAGGAACCTACAGCGAACCCCGGGGAGGCCAGAGCAACTTCTCACGTGGACCGCTGCCTTCCAGACAACCCCCAGCAA GTGCGTATCGCCTCGCTCCTCGGGACCGAGCTCCGCGGGGCAGAGGAGGCGCCGGCCTGTCGTGGCttagtgggggtggagggggCGGCAGtgccggaggaggaggcggaggggggAGAGGATCTCAGGGGAGCAAGTTTAGCGGCGGAGGAGGGAGCGGTGGTGGGAGGGGCAGGCACGTTCGCTCCTTCACCAGGTAA
- the virma gene encoding protein virilizer homolog isoform X2 produces MAGDIATELLFLDTFKHQNAELTNVDVVRFPCGVLVTEVRVIPPGIKAHSSLPDSRAFGETSPHAFQLELFFNNVAKPSHPAFNRLGSLEYDENKSIVFRPSGKVNTDGLVLRGWYTSLTVAVYGTAERSHGHDHASPPPPPPPPPQQTTGPKRIVKQEWEKDEQYNGSPPRPAPRGPRTPPGPPPPDDDDEEQVQVTVGVVKDEPREGRDDYLEAVSPERSLPADETYSDAEPEEGDEEEEPEEEEDARTEGSALEEEEEEEEEDEGDDGYEQISSDEDDLDNSSFKLPTFDMDYTPEDLASVPPVQYDPYERELRPLLYFTPPYKTRFDTQFEKAIVEEPMDAGDAKEPGDEADAVAQLKELLGSIGDDRDARWVTALEEATGQLSKGLAYLIKKEDSEVKDPVGILAKWALQALSMEVALTQPIALNLRQLKAGAKLASHLTECPQGLTALLREGALGVLLELLHADHLSSTLKLCIFRALDALTSAPAGVEAFLHTGESDKSGYQHLVQLFLREETVRVITAGNAILQKSHMYEVLVDLQNTAAAWSETQQEDMEEADSPMEEEPSLAYPPVCEAELDRLAGVLEELHHLLETAPYCMVQPPGKAFPTSARITGPQERDDPYPALYRYMHACHFLESTTVVLSAAAASGHVGVTQAVREILRFLSLTQPGLLFLLAQPSPTNLLLRLLASMSDGESEESTLTGGEGALTGPGFGEEGFGVWLMQALHALQGVSELMSHVATGGEGGAGLEEGDNAEVLGLLHALYLMTFTQTGRSAVAHVFSLDNNLSCLVTLLQHHSKDGQGEAKARKAVTYNYACMLVLLVVQSSNELRMMEQFACPLLALAKADDTNAKLQELSKWLEPLEKLRFEIGSIPTLLEYIKQNVENVLTADGTGLVTALRVLGHIASPPPAVEGQQRDLKWSLAGVQLFSGEGLDTCVRILQKLCGVLLHPWRVHGQMGPTPHRCMILSICISTLRLLRTMLTELLRRGAFQFRDTRVASVLVTLHMIVCSIPASGRLDGEETRVQALIVDVLLTFTQGVNEEVTHTEETLASNTWSLMLKEVLSSLLKAPEGLFSGLTLLSELLPLPLPMQSTQVISVQDVAVALNTRKLWSMHIRAQWKVFSEVLRCVCGTTCPPLLAMLRRVFVQLADLSSPSATLIMKTLVELLLEELQPVEGKAVCWVQALRLLSLMDALVSQRACKSAALHLLSGSVSGDEQMADLFPLLLPLLVPPTGPCLQQQQCSELVGTILQSLCDQDISLVISPPGESCVSEVEQLANALPGREMMSSVCNALLEVLGNAESSVPLLLTSLRTLTFFTEHDYGLYHFKVALKKHDAALCSLLKRLVCAFNKDSADLLSALLDFLRQILNTDAMCVDEVQGSGEETSFSHPPRFLSGSEMKALLQWEESESHPLPTLEKQITKLSKEDESLEAMLENVIVLRQTLETATDTPPAADTEPTLPAPETLGAQFNHRTVFILSEALDEQLKALWFSPFHTDDIEVDLDMVKVDLVGLAQECCPELDLKAELERSFLSEPSSPGHTKTTKGFRLGKHKHETFITSSGKSDYCEPAKRAHMMAAPRGRGGRGGFGQNLCRPHDIFRQRKQNTSRPPSMHVDDFVAAEFKDITPLGLLAQKRLPKSSPKPPTRGLFTGNRGRAAFHSQARFFTPPQPKGVLLAGNYTRREGGRGSSWSGQVPGITHRGTYSEPRGGQSNFSRGPLPSRQPPASAYRLAPRDRAPRGRGGAGLSWLSGGGGGGSAGGGGGGGRGSQGSKFSGGGGSGGGRGRHVRSFTR; encoded by the exons ATGGCGGGGGATATCGCCACGGAGCTTCTGTTTCTAGATACGTTCAAACACCAGAATGCAGAG CTGACCAACGTGGATGTGGTGCGGTTTCCTTGCGGGGTTCTGGTCACTGAGGTGCGGGTCATTCCTCCAGGAATCAAAGCTCACAGTAGCTTACCTGACAGCAGAGCTTTTGG GGAGACGTCTCCTCACGCCTTCCAGTTGGAGCTCTTCTTCAATAATGTGGCCAAACCCAGCCACCCCGCCTTCAACAGACTGGGCAG TCTGGAGTATGATGAGAACAAGTCCATTGTGTTCAGACCCAGTGGAAAG GTGAACACAGACGGCCTGGTGCTGCGTGGCTGGTACACCAGTCTGACTGTGGCCGTGTACGGTACAGCGGAGCGCTCTCACGGACATGACCATGCCTCgccccctcctccaccacccccaccccctcaacAGACAACCGGGCCCAAGAGGATCGTTAAACAAG AGTGGGAAAAAGACGAACAATACAATGGCAGCCCACCCAGACCAGCACCCAGAGGGCCTCGTACTCCACCTGGACCTCCACCgccagatgatgatgatgaggagcaggTCCAAGTGACGG TGGGTGTGGTCAAAGATGAGCCGCGGGAGGGTCGCGACGACTACCTCGAGGCCGTGTCACCTGAGAGATCGCTTCCTGCTGATGAGACGTATTCAGATGCTGAGCCAGAGGAgggcgatgaagaggaggagccggaggaggaagaggatgccCGTACAGAGGGAAGcgctctggaggaggaggaagaagaggaggaggaagatgagg GAGATGATGGTTATGAGCAGATTTCCAGTGATGAAGACGACTTGGATAATAGTAGCTTCAAGTTGCCCACCTTTGACATGGACTACACTCCTGAGGACCTGGCTTCTGTCCCACCGGTCCAGTATGACCCATATGAGCGAGAACTCAGGCCCCTGCTCTACTTCACCCCCCCTTACAAGACTCGTTTTGATACCCAGTTTGAGAAGGCCATTGTTGAGGAGCCCATGGATGCTGGTGATGCAAAAGAACCTGGAGACGAAGCTGACGCTGTTGCCCAACTAAAGGAGCTGCTGGGTAGCATTGGTGACGACAGAGACGCTCGCTGGGTCACTGCTCTGGAAGAGGCAACTGGACAACTGAGCAAAGGGTTGGCCtatttaattaaaaaggaaGACAGCGAGGTGAAGGATCCAGTTGGAATCTTAGCCAAGTGGGCTCTCCAAGCTCTGAGTATGGAGGTTGCTCTCACACAGCCAATTGCCCTGAACCTCAGACAGTTGAAAGCTGGTGCCAAGCTAGCATCACACTTGACTGAGTGCCCACAGGGCCTCACAGCGCTGCTGCGTGAAGGGGCCCTGGGTGTTTTACTGGAGCTGCTCCACGCAGACCACTTATCTTCCACTCTGAAGCTCTGTATCTTTAGAGCTCTGGACGCTCTGACTAGCGCTCCTGCTGGTGTGGAAGCGTTCCTCCACACAGGAGAGTCGGATAAGAGTGGATATCAG CATTTAGTCCAGCTGTTCCTACGTGAAGAAACCGTGAGGGTCATAACTGCCGGCAACGCCATATTACAGAAGAGTCACATGTACGAGGTACTGGTCGACCTACAGaatacagcagcagcatggagTGAAACACAGCAG gaggacatggaggaggccgacAGCCCCATGGAGGAGGAGCCGTCGCTGGCCTACCCCCCTGTGTGCGAAGCAGAGCTCGATAGGTTGGCAGGGGTTCTGGAAGAGTTGCATCACCTGCTAGAGACGGCCCCTTACTGCATGGTGCAGCCGCCTGGCAAAGCTTTCCCGACTTCTGCAAGAATAACGGGACCACAGGAGAGAGACGATCCATATCCAGCACTGTATAG gtATATGCACGCGTGTCATTTCTTGGAGAGCACGACAGtggtgttgtcggcagctgctgCGTCCGGGCACGTAGGCGTCACCCAAGCAGTCCGAGAGATCCTGCGCTTCCTGTCGCTCACCCAGCCAggtctgctcttcctcctcgccCAGCCCAGCCCCACCAACCTGCTGCTGCGTCTCCTGGCATCGATGTCGGACGGCGAGAGCGAGGAGAGCACTTTGACCGGTGGAGAGGGAGCTCTCACCGGGCCCGGGTTCGGGGAAGAGGGCTTTGGCGTGTGGTTAATGCAGGCGCTGCATGCTCTGCAGGGTGTGTCGGAGCTCATGAGCCATGTGGccacaggaggagaggggggagctGGGCTGGAGGAAGGTGACAATGCAGAGGTCCTAGGGTTGCTGCATGCGCTCTACCTGATGACCTTCACTCAGACCGGTCGCAGTGCTGTGGCCCATGTTTTTAGCCTGGACAACAACCTCTCCTGTCTGGTGACCCTGCTCCAGCACCACAGCAAAGATGGACAGGG TGAAGCGAAGGCTCGCAAAGCAGTGACATATAATTATGCCTGCATGCTGGTGTTACTTGTGGTGCAGAGCTCTAATGAACTGAGGATGATGGAACAGTTTGCTTGTCCACTGCTCGCCTTAGCCAAGGCTGATGACACCAATGCCAAGTTACAAG AGCTCAGTAAATGGTTGGAGCCTCTCGAAAAACTTCGCTTTGAGATCGGCAGCATTCCCACCCTCCTAGAGTACATTAAACAG AATGTGGAAAATGTGTTGACTGCTGACGgaactggtctggtcactgcgCTCAGGGTTCTCGGTCACATTGCCAGCCCGCCTCCTGCCGTCGAAG gtcaGCAGAGGGATCTCAAGTGGAGTCTCGCAGGGGTTCAGCTGTTCTCAGGCGAGGGTCTGGACACGTGTGTGCGCATCCTGCAGAAGCTGTGCGGCGTGCTGCTGCACCCATGGCGTGTACACGGACAAATGGGCCCCACGCCGCATCGCTGCATGATCCTCAGCATATGCATCAGCACACTCAGGTTGTTGCGCACCATGTTGACAGAGCTCCTCCGCCGGGGAGCCTTTCAGTTCAGGGACACTCGTGTTGCCAGTGTGCTGGTGACCCTCCACATGATTGTTTGCTCTATCCCTGCATCCGGACGTCTGGACGGGGAGGAGACCAGAGTGCAGGCTTTAATTGTGGATGTGCTGCTCACTTTCACACAGGGTGTCAATGAGGAG gtgACTCATACAGAAGAGACTCTGGCCAGTAACACTTGGTCACTGATGCTGAAGGAGGTGTTGAGCTCGCTGCTGAAAGCCCCTGAAGGTCTGTTCTCTGGTCTGACGCTGCTGTCCGAGCTCCTGCCTCTGCCACTCCCCATGCAGAGCACTCAG GTGATCTCAGTCCAAGATGTGGCTGTAGCCTTAAACACAAGGAAGCTGTGGAGCATGCACATTCGGGCGCAGTGGAAAGTGTTTTCTGAGgtgctgaggtgtgtgtgtggaactaCATGCCCTCCCCTCCTGGCCATGCTGAGGAGAGTGTTCGTTCAACTGGCAGACCTGTCTTCGCCCAGTGCGACGCTCATCATGAAGAccctggtggagctgctgctggaggagctgcagcc GGTGGAGGGGAAAGCTGTGTGCTGGGTCCAGGCCCTCCGCCTGCTTTCTTTGATGGATGCCCTGGTGTCACAGAGAGCTTGTAAGAGCGCAGCATTACACCTCCTCTCTGGGTCGGTGTCTGGAGATGAACAAATGGCCGATCTGTTCCCTTTGCTTCTGCCCCTGTTGGTTCCTCCCACCGGGCCCTGCttacaacagcagcagtgcagcGAACTAGTGGGGACAATATTACAGTCACTGTGTGACCAA GACATTTCTTTGGTGATATCTCCACCTGGTGAAAGCTGTGTGTCCGAGGTCGAGCAGCTAGCCAATGCACTTCCGGGGCGAGAGATGATGTCATCGGTGTGCAACGCCTTGTTAGAGGTTTTGGGGAATGCAGAGAGCAgcgtccctctcctcctcacctctctccgGACTTTGACATTCTTCACAGAGCACGACTACGGACTTTACCACTTCAAAGT TGCTCTGAAGAAACATGATGCGGCTCTGTGCTCGCTCTTAAAGAGGCTGGTGTGTGCATTTAACAAGGACTCAGCAGATTTGCTCTCAGCTCTACTGGACTTCCTCAGACAGATTCTCAACACAGATGCAATG TGTGTCGATGAGGTTCAGGGGTCTGGTGAAGAGACCTCCTTCTCCCATCCTCCACGGTTTCTGTCCGGCTCTGAGATGAAAGCTCTGCTGCAGTGGGAGGAGTCTGAGTCACATCCGCTCCCGACTTTGGAGAAACAGATTACG aAACTTTCTAAGGAAGATGAATCACTGGAGGCCATGTTGGAAAATGTGATTGTTCTGAGGCAGACGCTGGAGACGGCCACCGACACGCCTCCAGCTGCAGATACTGAGCCCACTTTGCCGGCTCCTGAGACACTCGGGGCCCAATTTAATCACAG GACTGTGTTTATCCTGTCAGAAGCTCTGGATGAGCAGCTGAAGGCTCTGTGGTTCTCTCCCTTCCACACTGATGACATAGAAGTAGACCTTGACATG gtgaaggtggatCTGGTGGGACTGGCTCAGGAGTGTTGTCCAGAGCTGGACCTGAAGGCAGAGCTGGAGCGCTCCTTCCTGTCTGAGCCGTCCTCTCCTGGTCACACCAAGACTACAAAGGGCTTCAGACTCGGCAAACACAAGCATGAGACGTTCATCACTTCAAG CGGTAAATCGGATTACTGCGAGCCCGCTAAACGAGCCCACATGATGGCGGCTCCACGTGGCCGCGGAGGCCGAGGAGGGTTTGGACAAAATCTCTGCCGACCCCACGATATCTTCCGCCAGCGCAAACAGAACACTTCCCGTCCTCCCAGCATGCACGTGGATGACTTTGTGGCAGCAGAGTTTAAGGACATTACGCCGCTTGGGCTTTTGGCCCAAAAACGACTGCCCAAGAGTTCACCCAAACCCCCCACCAGAGGACTGTTCACTGGCAACAGAGGCAGAGCCGCTTTCCACAGCCAGGCTCGCTTTTTCACTCCACCACAACCTAAAGGGGTCCTGCTAGCTG GTAACTACACTAGAAGAGAAGGAGGCAGAGGGTCGTCATGGAGCGGCCAAGTTCCAGGCATCACTCACAGAGGAACCTACAGCGAACCCCGGGGAGGCCAGAGCAACTTCTCACGTGGACCGCTGCCTTCCAGACAACCCCCAGCAA GTGCGTATCGCCTCGCTCCTCGGGACCGAGCTCCGCGGGGCAGAGGAGGCGCCGGCCTGTCGTGGCttagtgggggtggagggggCGGCAGtgccggaggaggaggcggaggggggAGAGGATCTCAGGGGAGCAAGTTTAGCGGCGGAGGAGGGAGCGGTGGTGGGAGGGGCAGGCACGTTCGCTCCTTCACCAGGTAA